In the genome of Ignavibacteriales bacterium, one region contains:
- a CDS encoding TonB-dependent receptor plug domain-containing protein, whose translation MKNLQFNLLCSLMFITMLMTSASAIAQNGQPGNDSLSTVHTDTLSILTDSTSNSIMQDSTLLVEVKDSIIIFYGNPFLSESTILSYAELMNNDYRYTGDFFKLSAFSFTKDFGFIGQNNETMIYGTGFEGISYFEDGVLLNNRSLNQLDLNNVPSELIDSIEILPAVRGFFYGSFNNPVSVNFITKDKKHSPAYSRIKYYEGPFGEAMIDGIVSTNPFKRLSLYFEASNRKADRRYLNSSSSSWLGRIKLKYFLNDFLNLQASYGYVKSTKGLNGGVLIDSIGNTTNLVSIMYNEVLAPVKFSERSYDVKQHHFGLRALSEIGDFTKTDLNLYYKFSLEELNNSQAPHKIAEDIKDKTLGINLRQVFTRGNFDVELNGTYESINYLNREYFQVDTLPVSITDFYFKSKNYSTGGIVSFKTLNHKLKFSAFGKMTGREYDYTSELNNLIGYGFDVVFKPSERIKLYAGYSYFEPQLYAENISTFEASLNYAHDNISAGVHAFLRKSEIIYSPVLNRDQPDIFNPYQDMTGIAITVKSKFWKLVFEGRGASYSGSSDSFDLYNLPKQNLVAGIYFNDLLFDSNLDLKTGFVYYFTGEQDLFNFTVPASSKLDFTVAGEIQKTAIAYFTWENLLGEEYFIVPYYPMPLRGIRFGVAWEFLN comes from the coding sequence ATGAAAAATCTTCAATTCAACCTGTTATGCAGTTTGATGTTCATAACAATGCTTATGACATCAGCCTCTGCAATTGCGCAAAATGGGCAACCGGGCAATGACAGTCTCTCTACGGTTCATACTGATACGCTAAGCATTCTTACAGATTCTACCAGCAATAGCATAATGCAGGACAGTACATTATTGGTTGAAGTTAAAGATTCGATAATTATTTTTTATGGCAACCCGTTCCTTTCTGAAAGCACTATTTTATCATACGCCGAACTGATGAATAATGATTACAGATATACAGGCGACTTCTTCAAACTATCAGCATTTTCTTTTACAAAGGACTTCGGTTTCATTGGACAGAACAATGAGACAATGATATACGGAACCGGGTTTGAAGGCATTAGCTATTTTGAAGATGGCGTACTCCTCAACAACAGAAGTCTTAATCAACTGGATCTTAACAATGTGCCGAGTGAATTAATTGATTCAATTGAAATACTTCCGGCAGTCAGAGGATTTTTCTATGGTTCGTTCAACAATCCTGTGAGTGTAAATTTTATTACGAAAGATAAAAAGCATAGCCCCGCATACTCGAGGATAAAATACTACGAAGGTCCATTCGGGGAAGCAATGATAGACGGTATCGTTTCAACAAATCCTTTTAAAAGACTTTCTCTTTATTTTGAAGCATCCAACCGAAAGGCTGACCGCCGGTATCTTAACAGCAGTTCAAGTTCGTGGCTTGGACGGATAAAGCTTAAATATTTCTTAAATGATTTTCTTAACCTGCAGGCAAGTTACGGTTATGTTAAATCGACAAAGGGATTAAATGGCGGAGTTCTTATTGATTCCATCGGCAATACAACCAATTTAGTTAGCATAATGTACAACGAAGTACTTGCGCCGGTAAAATTCAGTGAAAGAAGTTATGATGTTAAGCAGCATCACTTCGGACTACGTGCCCTGAGTGAGATCGGTGATTTTACTAAAACTGATTTAAATCTTTATTACAAGTTCAGCCTTGAAGAATTGAATAACTCACAAGCTCCTCATAAAATCGCTGAAGATATAAAAGACAAAACACTCGGAATTAATTTACGCCAGGTATTTACAAGAGGAAATTTTGATGTTGAATTAAACGGAACATATGAGTCAATAAATTATCTGAACCGTGAATATTTCCAGGTAGACACGCTGCCTGTGTCTATTACTGATTTTTATTTTAAGTCAAAAAATTATTCGACCGGTGGAATTGTATCATTCAAAACTCTAAATCATAAATTAAAATTTTCTGCTTTTGGTAAGATGACAGGAAGAGAATATGATTATACATCCGAGTTGAATAATCTTATAGGATATGGGTTTGATGTTGTATTTAAGCCGTCGGAACGGATCAAACTTTACGCGGGTTATTCATATTTTGAACCGCAGTTGTACGCTGAAAATATTTCAACGTTCGAAGCTTCTCTCAACTATGCGCACGATAATATATCCGCCGGTGTCCATGCGTTTTTAAGAAAGTCTGAAATTATTTATTCCCCGGTATTAAATAGGGATCAACCTGATATATTCAATCCTTACCAGGATATGACCGGAATTGCGATAACTGTTAAAAGTAAATTCTGGAAACTCGTATTCGAAGGACGCGGGGCATCTTATTCAGGCAGTTCGGATTCTTTTGATCTTTATAATCTTCCAAAGCAAAACCTGGTTGCGGGAATTTATTTTAACGATCTGCTCTTCGATTCAAATTTAGATCTCAAGACAGGGTTCGTTTATTATTTTACAGGAGAACAGGACCTGTTTAATTTCACTGTTCCTGCTTCTTCAAAACTTGACTTTACTGTTGCCGGTGAAATTCAAAAAACAGCCATTGCTTATTTTACATGGGAGAATTTGCTCGGCGAAGAATATTTTATTGTACCTTATTATCCAATGCCGCTGCGTGGAATTCGTTTCGGTGTTGCGTGGGAATTTCTGAATTAA
- a CDS encoding response regulator yields the protein MKALIIDDERLARVELRRLLTPFKEINIVGEAVNAEDALDKITELKPELIFLDIQMPGKNGFQLLEELDSVPVVVFTTAYDEYALKAFEYNAMDYLLKPIEPKRLEDTVKKLIEKNKKEINLQTTTPVLTETDQVFVKDGEKCWFVKLETVRLMESEGNYVRLYFDENKPLILRTLNYLDERLDGKVFFRANRKHIINLKWIENIEPWLNGGLLVKLKGGNKIEVSRRQAIKFKEMLSL from the coding sequence ATGAAAGCTTTAATAATAGACGACGAACGATTAGCGCGTGTAGAACTTCGCAGATTGCTGACGCCATTTAAAGAAATAAATATTGTCGGTGAAGCAGTTAATGCTGAAGACGCGCTTGATAAAATAACTGAACTTAAACCGGAATTAATTTTTCTTGATATACAGATGCCCGGCAAAAACGGGTTCCAGCTTCTTGAAGAACTTGACAGTGTGCCTGTTGTTGTATTTACAACCGCTTATGATGAGTACGCGTTAAAAGCTTTTGAGTACAACGCGATGGACTATCTCCTGAAACCGATTGAACCAAAGCGGTTGGAAGACACGGTTAAAAAATTAATCGAAAAGAATAAAAAAGAAATCAACCTGCAGACAACAACACCTGTACTTACGGAAACAGACCAGGTGTTTGTTAAGGACGGCGAGAAGTGCTGGTTTGTTAAACTTGAAACTGTTCGTTTAATGGAATCGGAAGGCAATTATGTCCGCTTATATTTTGATGAGAACAAACCATTGATTCTCCGCACACTGAATTATCTTGATGAAAGATTAGACGGAAAAGTATTTTTCCGCGCTAACAGGAAACACATAATTAATCTTAAATGGATTGAAAACATTGAACCTTGGCTTAACGGGGGCTTGCTGGTAAAACTTAAAGGCGGGAATAAAATTGAAGTATCAAGAAGGCAGGCAATAAAATTTAAGGAGATGCTGAGTTTGTAA
- a CDS encoding histidine kinase, with the protein MSNKEKSGNALSGIPLKPVPEHGNIEKDMKFSRKKIYWLSQVSGWSFFGLVNIIVIYSFERLTWQRALVWVYLCYSGIFFTHLFRSYIKKNNWLNLPLKKTIPRVLIASLVLGFIMYILVFAVNYAAGLFESDRFKVITPFVATINLSSIVLLWALIYFAVHYFENYKRVQIESLIWEAAVKDFELKTLKSQLNPHFMFNAMNSIRALIEEDPANAQNAVTKLSNILRYSLKIERTETVPLEDEMQTVSDYLALESIRFEERLKYKVTIDPKSSKIEIPPMMIQTLVENGIKHGISKKTQGGEISVDSKMTGTDLHIQIRNTGHFDDELFHNSKGFGISNTKHRLSLLFGDDASFTIKNENQNVVLAELVIPTGGSNQ; encoded by the coding sequence AAAAAGATATGAAGTTCAGCCGTAAAAAAATCTATTGGCTCAGCCAGGTTTCCGGCTGGTCCTTTTTCGGACTGGTAAACATAATAGTTATCTATTCATTTGAACGGCTTACATGGCAGCGTGCCTTAGTCTGGGTTTATCTCTGTTACTCCGGAATTTTCTTTACCCATCTTTTCCGTTCTTACATCAAAAAAAATAACTGGCTTAATCTTCCGTTAAAGAAAACTATACCAAGAGTTTTAATCGCAAGCCTTGTACTCGGCTTTATAATGTACATCCTGGTGTTTGCTGTAAACTATGCCGCGGGATTATTTGAGTCAGACAGATTTAAAGTAATCACCCCATTTGTTGCAACAATTAATCTGAGCAGTATAGTTCTTCTCTGGGCGCTGATATATTTTGCCGTTCATTATTTTGAAAATTATAAACGTGTGCAGATTGAATCACTTATCTGGGAAGCAGCAGTTAAAGATTTTGAATTGAAGACTTTGAAATCGCAGTTAAACCCGCACTTTATGTTTAACGCGATGAACAGTATACGCGCATTGATTGAAGAAGATCCCGCTAACGCACAAAATGCCGTGACGAAATTATCAAACATACTGCGGTACTCTTTAAAGATAGAACGAACAGAAACAGTTCCGCTTGAAGATGAAATGCAGACGGTATCGGATTATCTTGCACTTGAGTCAATCCGTTTTGAAGAGAGATTAAAATATAAAGTAACGATCGATCCAAAATCTTCTAAAATTGAAATTCCCCCGATGATGATACAAACGCTTGTTGAGAATGGTATCAAACACGGCATTTCAAAAAAAACACAGGGCGGGGAAATAAGTGTTGATTCGAAAATGACAGGAACTGATTTACATATACAGATCAGAAATACAGGTCATTTCGATGATGAACTTTTTCATAATTCAAAAGGATTCGGAATAAGCAACACCAAACACAGGTTAAGTCTTTTGTTTGGAGATGATGCTTCTTTTACAATTAAAAATGAAAATCAAAATGTTGTTCTTGCAGAATTAGTAATACCAACAGGAGGTTCAAACCAATGA